A stretch of DNA from Streptomyces spiramyceticus:
CACTGACCTGGGAGCGGGCGGCGGCCCTCCCCGTGGCGGGCGAGACGGCCCAACGCGTCCTCGACCAGCTGCGGGTGAAGACCGGCGAGACCCTGCTGCTGCACGGCGCGGCGGGCGTAGTCGGCTCGGTCGCGGTGCAGCTTGCGGTGGACGCGGGCATCACCGTCGTCGGCACGGCGTCCGAAGCCAACCACGCGTACCTGCGCTCGCTCGGCGCGATCCCCGTCGTCTACGGCAACGGTCTCGGCGCGCGCGTTCGGGCCGCCGCTCCTCAGGGCGTGGACGCGGTGTTCGACGCGGCGGGCCAGGGCGTGCTGCCGCTCTCGGTCGAGCTGCTCGGCGGCGCGGCGGACCGCGTCGTCACCATCGCGGACCCGAACGCCGCCGACCACGGAGTCGCCTTCTCGGCGGGCGGCACGGCCCCGGAGGCCATCCGCGCGGGCCTGGCCGAGCACGCCCGGCTT
This window harbors:
- a CDS encoding NADP-dependent oxidoreductase, coding for MEAIVYETFGGPEVLRHGQAVKPEPGSGEVRVKVVTAGVNPVDYKIRYGTMEQFFPTTFPAIPGLEFAGIVDAVGEGVTHAAVGDEVLGWTTTGAYAEYALAGHIAAKPAALTWERAAALPVAGETAQRVLDQLRVKTGETLLLHGAAGVVGSVAVQLAVDAGITVVGTASEANHAYLRSLGAIPVVYGNGLGARVRAAAPQGVDAVFDAAGQGVLPLSVELLGGAADRVVTIADPNAADHGVAFSAGGTAPEAIRAGLAEHARLAAEGRLDVRIAEVFPLADAAKALELSEAGHARGKLIIRP